One Chaetodon auriga isolate fChaAug3 chromosome 11, fChaAug3.hap1, whole genome shotgun sequence genomic window, GAGTGTGACTGAGCAACGTGTTAATGGTTAACCAGTTTTACTGAGGGAAGTGGTAGAGTCCAGTGGAGTaggaagcagctgcagccattttAGCTGCACTGGACAGACATCTTGCCGCTTTCCCTTCAACCATGGAGCACAGGCGAGCAGACTGCTAACTGCCATCTTCTCTGCCAGGCTGGCTGTGAGATATATTGTTCATATTACTCTAATTTGTGTTCCTCTTGCTTTAGTGAGAAGAAACAAGACActtttgttgacatttggtAGTGAAATAGGAAACGTGGTATAAGCTCTTTCAATACTTTCGTGTTGCTATTAAGAAAGTTTGTCTTTGCTGCCGAGAGAAGCAATATTAGTTCTTTGCATTTCGGTCATAGAGCTCAATCATGTGCGCTTCAGGTGGTGCCATAAAAGGTGTCACAGTGACAATGACTCACTTGAGTATAGAGGATGACGATGGCAGTCCACTGCTGCTTCAGGCTGTGGAGGATGCAACACCAGTGCCTGTCTTTAACAGACAGTATGCGGTCACAAAGACTGGCTCCAGGGATTTCCTCAGCAGGTACATGTTGGCAGGTGCTATATCGATTCAATGGAGCTGTTATATAATGCCATAAAGCAAGCTCTGCCGTCTTTTTTGTTGTCTCGCAGGAATGAGAACCTCGCCTtaagtctgctgctgctgatcagcTGCTACTCGGCTATTCTGATTCCTGCGTATTTCCCCTTGGATAGAGGGTCGTCCCTCAGCGATGACTACCAGCAGCCCAGAGATCTTGTATGCATATACATCTTAGCAATCATTTTGGATCATTCCCTCACTCTTACCAAGCTCCTCTCTATGATTGCCCCCCTTTTCAGGCCTTACTGAACCGTTCAGCCTCCCTGCTGTCGCGCCCCTGTCAGCCTCACTGGTGCCCGAACCGCCTCAGGCCCTTGGCCTGTTGTGCAAGCCTCCTCGACATCCCTGCGTTTTTGCAGGCAGAGAGGCCCTGGGATCTGTCCCCTCCTCAGGGGCTCCGCGGCGTTGAAGAACATCTGGCCCTGGCTCTTGCCTCCCTGCCTCAGCCTGGTCTGCCTTCATGGCTGAAGGGAGAAGGCAGCTGCAGGCGCTGTGTGGTGGTGGGCAGTGGAGGGGTTCTTCATGGGAGTCATCTTGGATCCCATATAGATCAGCATGACATCATAATCaggtgtgtgtgccagtgtcaGGCAGATGGGGAAAAGGTCTGAAGAAAATTCATTGCATCAACAAAGCACAATCTCTTTAATAGATGCATTTTCATCTCGTTTCCAGGATGAATAATGCTCCAGTGCCTGGCTTTGAGAGAGATGTTGGTTCCCGCACCACCATCCGTCTGATCTACCCAGAGGCAGCACCTCACTCTGCCATTGAGTACAAAAAGACCACTATGGTTGCTTTGGTGGCCTTTAAAGGCCTGGACCTGGACTGGCTCACTTCTGTCATCACCAAACAGCCACTGGTAAATCTGCATCAAAGGAGCCATTGCACACAGAAAGGGTGTATTACATAAGCCGCGGATGTCACAGCAACTCATGCAGCAATGACGCTAACACATCATCACACTCGCTGCATCACATGCTTTACATCTCTTCCTGCATTTTTAATAGAGCTTCTGGTCCAAACTATGGTTCtggagggaggtggtggagagcaTTCCCCTGAGACCAGACAACTTCAGGATCCTCCACCCGGAGATTGTTCACAAGACAGGACTAGTCTTAAAGAAATATGGTCTGAAACAGGGACATGTGAGTTCTAACACAACATGCTTTTCCTCATTTAATTCTCTTTTGACAAGTTGTGACACACCCTCACATTCTGCTCATGCTTTGTTGTATGCATTAACAAAATACTGcgtgcaaacagaaaaaaggaagagcAATGGCACCTCTGGGTAGATGAACCTGTCCTGAATAATATATGGAAATGCCTGGCTAAGACGTGTACTGACTTTGCTATTAGCCGAGGACTTAAGGGAGTGAAAGATGAGCAAACGACATTTGGTTCAAGAGGCAAACATGCTCATTTTATTGTCCTCTGACCTTTATTTAGGATTTTTGCTGTCATGTTGGATATTTAAGAAAATACTGCTGAGTAGTTGCTGCTCAAACTGGTTGAAAAAACAGATCAAAGAGCATTTTTTCTCTTCAAGCAGATGATGCCAACAGTAGGTGTGAGCGCGGTGGTGATGGCTTTGCAGTTGTGCGACCATGTGAGCCTCGCAGGTTTTGGGTACGATATGCAGCAACCGC contains:
- the st3gal7 gene encoding ST3 beta-galactoside alpha-2,3-sialyltransferase 7; the encoded protein is MTHLSIEDDDGSPLLLQAVEDATPVPVFNRQYAVTKTGSRDFLSRNENLALSLLLLISCYSAILIPAYFPLDRGSSLSDDYQQPRDLALLNRSASLLSRPCQPHWCPNRLRPLACCASLLDIPAFLQAERPWDLSPPQGLRGVEEHLALALASLPQPGLPSWLKGEGSCRRCVVVGSGGVLHGSHLGSHIDQHDIIIRMNNAPVPGFERDVGSRTTIRLIYPEAAPHSAIEYKKTTMVALVAFKGLDLDWLTSVITKQPLSFWSKLWFWREVVESIPLRPDNFRILHPEIVHKTGLVLKKYGLKQGHMMPTVGVSAVVMALQLCDHVSLAGFGYDMQQPHARLHYYETIRMSAMKSQVVHDISAEKVFLRDLVVSGVVTDLTGAI